Within the Salinibacterium sp. TMP30 genome, the region ACATTGCGGTGCCGAGCGCCGACGACCTCGCAGAGTTGGGCGAACGGATGAGGCACCACGGCATCCAACTGCGTCACGATGGCAACGCTCTCAGTTTCGGTGACCCGTGGGCCAACCAGATTCGGGTTACCACAGCCGCGAAATAGTACGACCGTGGGAAAAAATCACGCTTGCCTACGAGCAGTTCAGAGCGCACACTGTTGCTCATGGACGACGATCCGGTAACAACTAATCCGCAGCACTACTCGGTTATTTTCGAGAATGAGCGCGTGCGAGTGCTGGAGTATATTGATGCGGCCGGAGACAAGACAACGCCGCACGAGCACCCCGATAGCGTCATGTACACCCTCAGCGATTTTCGTCGGCGCCTCCATGCGGGCGGTGGGCATCGTGACGTGGAACTTGCTGCCGGAGCCGCCGTCTGGCTACCCGCGCAGCGTCACAGCGGTGAGAACATCGGCACGTCACCCACACATGTGATCTTCGTGGAACTAAAGGGCGACCCAGGGACGCAGCCGACAACCGACGCGCAGCTGGGCCCGGCCCTCTAGTCTCAGCGGCCGGCGACTGTGTTGGCAAAGCGGGCAATCTTGCTCGTATGCTGAAGGTCGAGTGCGTTTTCGCGACGGTCGGCTTCTCGATAGAGCATGTACATTGCCTGCACGCCGAGCCACCGCAGAGGTTCTGGCTCCCAGGGGCGAACACGGCGTCCCACCCACGGCAGGTGAGTGAGATCGGTGTCACGGCGCAGCACGAGATCTGCGAGGGTACGGCCGGCAAGGTTGGTGGTTGTGAGTCCGCTGCCGACGTAGCCACCAGCGGTTCCCAGGCCGGTTTGTTCATCGAGGTCGACCGTCGCACACCAATCGCGCGGGACTCCGAGAACGCCGCACCAGGCCTGTGCGATAGGAACGTCAGCTGCCGCAGGAAACATGTCGTGCAGCAGAGCGGTGAGGGCGGTGATCGTCCAGTCCTGGGTTTCGCCATCCACATCTGTCCGCGACCCGAAACGATAGGGAATTCCGCGACCACCGAGCGCGATGCGGTTGTCCGCTGTTCGCTGAGCATACATGTAGGCGTGCGCAGCATCGCCAAGCACTTCCGCACCAGACCAGCCGAGTTGCGTCATCACAGAGTCCGGCAACGGATCAGTGACGATCATCGAGGAATTCATCGGCAGCCAGCCACGCCTCTGACCCTTGATGCCAGCCGTGAAGCCCTCAAGGCACCGCAACACAATGGGGGCTTTGACCACCCCACGGTCTGTACGCGCCAACCTAGGCTCGATCGCTTCTACCGTGGTCTGCTCGTAGATCACGACCCCCAGCCGCTCCACTGCAGCGGCAAGCCCTTGAACGAGTTTCGCCGGCTGCACTCGAGCGCAATGGGGGCTGAAAAGCCCTGCCTTCGCGCCATCAACAACGATCCGACTGTCGAGGTCGGATAACGTGAGAGATACTAGGTCCTCTTCCGTTGCGCCCCACGATTTCTCATACTCGATGGTCTCCTGCAGGCGCTCGACTTGAGCTCGATTTCGCGCCACGTGGAGGAGCCCGTCCTTGACGATGTCGGCTTCGATACCTTCAGCCTCGGCGACAGCGATGACCTCGTCGACTGCCCCTCGCATCGCGGTCAACAAATCGACGACACCCTGATGACCATGCGTTTTCGCATAGAGCGCACGAGATCCGGCAAGTTCCGCTGAAAGCCAACCGCCATTTCGACCGGACGCGCCGAAACCGGCGAATTCGCGCTCGAGCATCACAATACGAAGATCTGGTTGCGCCCGCTTGAGATAGTAGGCGGCCCACAGCCCGGTGAGACCCGCCCCGACAATGCAAATGTCCGCATCTCGATCGCCGGGCAGGGGTGCCCGATATTTCGGCAATTCGGTGCTCGTATACCAATACGACACACCACCGTTGGGCACACCGCTAGCACCGAGCGTGGTGGGAGTCTTCATTGTGTTTTCCATGAACGGACGTCATTTCTGGATAGGGCCCTAGCCGCCGAGCAGTTCATCAATCTCGCGGATGATCGGCCAGGCGCACTCTTCTGAATTGGAGAGCACCACGACGTCGAGATCGGCTTCGAGGTAGTGACGCACGATCCCGGATGCTCCAGGCCCGACGCCATCAGCAAAGTAGCTGCGAACGCTGCCGTCTTCGTTCATATCAAACTCGAGCCCGAAGCCATACCAAGTCTCTTCGTCGTACTGCACCTGTGGGGTGAGGAACTCTTCCGTGTACTCAGCATTGAGCAGTTCACCGTTGCGAAGAGCTTGGATAAAGCGCACGAGGTCGGCTGCGGTGACGTGGGCTCCGCCGTCGGGCAGACCAATGGGCGGGGCGCTGTAGATGTTCGAAACCCAGCGACCATCAATGAAGTCCCAGCCTTCAGCAACGCGCGGCGCGGCATCCCGCCGGTCGTAGAAACCGGAATCGATCATGCCTGCCGGTGTAAAAACCTCGTCGAAAACGTACTGACGGTACTTCTCTTCGGTGACCCTCTCCAGCGCAAGACCCGCAAGAACGTAACCAGCGTTGCTGTATACGCATTCGACACCGGGGGCAGCGATGGATTCCTTGTTAATGAACGTCGGCAGCTGATCTGCTGGTTCCATGATCGTGTAGGTCGGGAACTCTGACCACAGTTCCGTGTAGCTTTCGCCCTCTTCCTCATCCACATCGTCAGCAATGCCGCTCGTATGGGTGAGCACATGAAGCAGGGTCACGGCCGGGTCGATCTCAGAATCAGCGAGATCAACATAGTGATGAATGGATGTCTCGAGGTCGAGTTCACCCTTCGACACCTGTTGAAGCACAGCAACACTTGTGAAGAGTTTGGTGATGGAGCTCGAATCAAACCGGGTATCCGCAGTATTGAGCACATCCCAACGGTGGCTCGCCTTACCCATTACCGCGTCAAAGATCGTGGCATTGCCGCGCTTGATCAAGACAGTGCCTGAAAATTCGTTCTGCTCAAGAAATTCGTCGAGCCCAGAGGTGTCCATAGTGCGAGCCTACCGACTGTCACTGACCAATAGCGGGTCGGATTTTGAGGTCGGTGTGATCCGTCAGGATTGGCGCGATGTCGCGAACTTGCGCATGCAAGGAATAACCGTGGCGTGCGTGCCGTTTCACGAAGGCATGACCACTTCTCTTGACACCCACACCAACTTCATCGCCGGCACCTGGGACATCGATGCCACCCACTCGACCGTCTCATTCACGGTAAAGCACCTCATGATCAGCAAGGTCCACGGAACGTTCGACGGCTTCTCTGGCGCCATCGTTACCTCCGATGACCATGCCGAAAACTCGGTCAATGCCTCCATCGATATGGCCACGATCAACACCAACCAGGCTGATCGCGACGGCCACCTTCGCACCAACGACTTCTTCAACGTTGAGGAGTTCCCCACCGCAACGTTCACGTCGACCGCGGTCGCCATCGATGGCGACGACCTCACGATTGACGGCGACCTCACCCTCCGCGGCGTGACCAAGCCTGTCACCCTCACGGGCGAATTCGGCGGCATCGCCACCAACCCCTACGGTCAAACGGTGGCTGCGGCGAGCGCCAGCACCGTCATCAACCGCATCGACTTTGGCGTCAACTACAACGCCGCACTTGAGACCGGTGGCGTTCTCCTCGGAGAAAACATCACGCTGGCGCTTGACCTGCAGGCTGTACTTCAGAAGTAGCGTCTAGCGGTGCGGCTGGTGTGGTGGGTGTGGTGGGGGTGATCCGCCACACCACCAGTGCCGCAGCGGCAACAACGAGCACCAGCAGGCCTGCACCCCACGCGAGCCCTGCATAGCCGACGACAATCAGAATGGGCCCGGCGAAG harbors:
- a CDS encoding serine hydrolase domain-containing protein, producing MDTSGLDEFLEQNEFSGTVLIKRGNATIFDAVMGKASHRWDVLNTADTRFDSSSITKLFTSVAVLQQVSKGELDLETSIHHYVDLADSEIDPAVTLLHVLTHTSGIADDVDEEEGESYTELWSEFPTYTIMEPADQLPTFINKESIAAPGVECVYSNAGYVLAGLALERVTEEKYRQYVFDEVFTPAGMIDSGFYDRRDAAPRVAEGWDFIDGRWVSNIYSAPPIGLPDGGAHVTAADLVRFIQALRNGELLNAEYTEEFLTPQVQYDEETWYGFGLEFDMNEDGSVRSYFADGVGPGASGIVRHYLEADLDVVVLSNSEECAWPIIREIDELLGG
- a CDS encoding cytoplasmic protein encodes the protein MPTSSSERTLLLMDDDPVTTNPQHYSVIFENERVRVLEYIDAAGDKTTPHEHPDSVMYTLSDFRRRLHAGGGHRDVELAAGAAVWLPAQRHSGENIGTSPTHVIFVELKGDPGTQPTTDAQLGPAL
- a CDS encoding YceI family protein; this translates as MRAYRLSLTNSGSDFEVGVIRQDWRDVANLRMQGITVACVPFHEGMTTSLDTHTNFIAGTWDIDATHSTVSFTVKHLMISKVHGTFDGFSGAIVTSDDHAENSVNASIDMATINTNQADRDGHLRTNDFFNVEEFPTATFTSTAVAIDGDDLTIDGDLTLRGVTKPVTLTGEFGGIATNPYGQTVAAASASTVINRIDFGVNYNAALETGGVLLGENITLALDLQAVLQK
- a CDS encoding FAD-binding oxidoreductase, with the translated sequence MKTPTTLGASGVPNGGVSYWYTSTELPKYRAPLPGDRDADICIVGAGLTGLWAAYYLKRAQPDLRIVMLEREFAGFGASGRNGGWLSAELAGSRALYAKTHGHQGVVDLLTAMRGAVDEVIAVAEAEGIEADIVKDGLLHVARNRAQVERLQETIEYEKSWGATEEDLVSLTLSDLDSRIVVDGAKAGLFSPHCARVQPAKLVQGLAAAVERLGVVIYEQTTVEAIEPRLARTDRGVVKAPIVLRCLEGFTAGIKGQRRGWLPMNSSMIVTDPLPDSVMTQLGWSGAEVLGDAAHAYMYAQRTADNRIALGGRGIPYRFGSRTDVDGETQDWTITALTALLHDMFPAAADVPIAQAWCGVLGVPRDWCATVDLDEQTGLGTAGGYVGSGLTTTNLAGRTLADLVLRRDTDLTHLPWVGRRVRPWEPEPLRWLGVQAMYMLYREADRRENALDLQHTSKIARFANTVAGR